One region of Pangasianodon hypophthalmus isolate fPanHyp1 chromosome 15, fPanHyp1.pri, whole genome shotgun sequence genomic DNA includes:
- the zgc:110222 gene encoding protein EOLA1, with the protein MALQVACLSFRQPYAGLVLNGVKSVETRWRPLLAEMKNCTLAIHIAQKDWEGDDWRNILMENLAMKQSEVEELLESGERYGRGVVAGLVDVGETWLCSEDVPPEQMRELEKAACLTGLAQKYLTRLSSPRWLTQPLYSRGHKDVWMVRIPAHLLPSDPVAELF; encoded by the exons atGGCTCTGCAGGTTGCTTGCTTGTCTTTTAGACAGCCATACGCAGGTCTCGTGCTGAATGGTGTGAAATCTGTAGAGACACGCTGGCGCCCTCTGCTGGCGGAGATGAAGAACTGCACTCTGGCCATCCACATAGCACAGAAGGACTGGGAAGGAGACGACTGGAGAAACATCCTCATGGAGAATTTGGCCATGAAACAGTCTGAAGTAGAAGAGCTTCTGGAATCCGGGGAAAGATATGGCCGTGGTGTTGTGGCAG GTCTTGTGGATGTTGGGGAAACATGgctctgttctgaagatgtcCCTCCAGAGCAGATGAGAGAGCTGGAAAAAGCAGCTTGCCTGACTGGACTTGCCCAAAAATACCTCACGAGACTGTCCAGTCCGCGCTGGCTCACACAGCCGCTGTATTCAAGAGGCCATAAAGACGTGTGGATGGTAAGGATTCCAGCACATCTGCTACCTTCTGATCCTGTGGCTGAGTTATTCTAG